The proteins below are encoded in one region of Sideroxydans lithotrophicus ES-1:
- a CDS encoding GbsR/MarR family transcriptional regulator: MGSRWGISRTVGQIYALLYISHVPLNADDITYLLSFSRSNVSMGLKELQSWRLLRSEYRAGDRREYFKAPDDVWEIFRTLADERRRREVEPTLSVLRECLLDPKNTPEDEHFHQRMQAMYDLISMANEWFIDIQKLSAEDLTSLMHLGAQAKKLLHAKNRLLSFAGLSKEEVPE; the protein is encoded by the coding sequence ATGGGGAGCCGCTGGGGAATCAGTCGCACCGTTGGCCAGATCTATGCGCTGCTTTACATCTCTCATGTGCCACTGAACGCGGACGATATCACTTACCTGCTTTCCTTCTCCCGTTCCAACGTGAGCATGGGATTGAAGGAGTTGCAAAGCTGGCGCCTGTTGCGTTCCGAATACCGTGCCGGCGACCGCCGCGAGTATTTCAAGGCGCCGGATGACGTCTGGGAGATATTCCGCACTTTGGCGGACGAACGGCGCCGGCGCGAAGTCGAGCCGACCCTGTCGGTGTTGCGCGAATGCCTGCTCGACCCCAAGAATACGCCCGAGGACGAACACTTCCACCAGCGCATGCAGGCCATGTACGACCTTATCTCCATGGCCAACGAGTGGTTCATCGACATCCAGAAACTGAGCGCGGAAGACCTCACCTCGCTGATGCATCTCGGCGCGCAAGCGAAAAAGCTGCTGCATGCCAAGAATCGTTTGTTATCATTTGCCGGTCTGAGCAAGGAAGAAGTCCCCGAATAG
- a CDS encoding cytochrome c3 family protein, with amino-acid sequence MQHILRLFILLVGLFAGTASHAADAAPKLTTPDDLGPQIEQPIEFPHFRHAGDAKDGGMQINCMYCHTYARRSMVAGIPPVQKCIGCHQSIESVRDKPRIKKLFEYWDAKKPIPWKKVHDLPDFVRFNHERHIQRFYFQQDRPYQEVCGYCHGNVKTMTVARRQKPLTMGWCASCHQKDHPVSANSSKTGHGPNDCFTCHK; translated from the coding sequence ATGCAGCATATTTTGCGTTTGTTCATTCTGCTTGTCGGGCTGTTTGCAGGTACTGCAAGTCACGCTGCCGACGCTGCGCCAAAATTGACCACGCCGGACGATCTGGGTCCCCAGATCGAACAACCGATAGAGTTTCCCCATTTTCGCCATGCCGGCGATGCCAAGGATGGCGGCATGCAGATCAATTGCATGTATTGCCATACCTATGCGCGCCGCAGCATGGTTGCGGGCATTCCGCCGGTGCAGAAGTGTATCGGCTGCCATCAGAGCATCGAATCGGTGAGGGACAAGCCGCGTATCAAGAAGCTGTTCGAATACTGGGATGCCAAGAAGCCGATCCCGTGGAAGAAGGTGCATGATCTGCCCGATTTCGTGCGTTTCAACCACGAACGTCATATCCAGCGTTTCTATTTCCAGCAGGACCGCCCCTATCAGGAGGTTTGCGGCTACTGCCACGGCAATGTGAAGACCATGACGGTGGCGCGCCGCCAGAAACCGCTGACCATGGGCTGGTGTGCAAGTTGCCACCAGAAGGATCATCCGGTAAGCGCCAATTCGAGCAAGACCGGGCATGGTCCGAACGATTGCTTCACGTGCCATAAGTAA
- a CDS encoding molybdopterin-containing oxidoreductase family protein — protein MTENDFNRRDFLKVLGWGGTAVALSGCGNTSIQDGQETVTSYVELPSYVIPSISNYFNSTCAQCDAGCNIMGRVREGRVLKAEGNPNSPINRGKMCGLGQSGVQAHYNPDRVRQPLLKGEAITWDKALGVIAQNLSAVKGAEVAFLTGGMSGHVQALLGNYMDALGSKNHFSYEAISPAVLRAANKKAYGVSMPRYRIDKAKVVVSFGADFLGAWVSPVHFTQQYAQFRKGNRPEGRGVLVQIEPKMTLTGANADRWIAVRPGTEGVLALGIINALGKAGLSIPADIAAVSNAYTAERVSGETDVSAEQIGKLAALLKERTPSLVLAGGAVEGYAHGSQNATAIALLNRVLGNVGKTVEATASVPFPQIAPTVGNRSSLIGLNDGLAAGKYKVVFSYGVNPVFSAPASLKFRDNFAKAEFKVAFAQYMDETALAADLVLPLDSAMEDWGTVVPEYMAAPAEDHSAAYAQMSFRQPLMQKVFPDTRGVGDILLALLKQREADKYKEFEDFYSYLRSAVLKNKVALGGKATDDDETFWDNTLSQGIVPFKGIANPVSAKASAAGLKLPSAVTADSSYPLRLIPAVSASMRDGRNANEPWLQESPDPLTTIVWDSWVEINPKTAAKLGIVEGDIVEVASKSGSIRTQAYLFPGIHPDAVSVPVGYGHEAMGRYAKGVGANVFGMLDTVFDKETGELALNETSVKISKVGQRVIIVKEEGPVGGSQDGKKKIAVQVSADKVDLSKEV, from the coding sequence ATGACAGAGAACGATTTTAATCGGCGTGATTTTTTGAAGGTACTGGGGTGGGGCGGTACGGCCGTTGCTTTGAGCGGCTGCGGCAATACCTCGATCCAGGATGGACAGGAGACCGTGACTTCCTATGTGGAGTTGCCTTCCTATGTCATTCCCAGCATCTCGAACTACTTCAATTCCACCTGTGCGCAGTGCGACGCCGGGTGCAACATCATGGGGCGCGTGCGCGAAGGCCGCGTGCTCAAAGCGGAGGGTAATCCGAATTCGCCGATCAACCGCGGCAAGATGTGCGGCCTGGGGCAGTCGGGCGTACAGGCGCACTACAATCCGGATCGTGTGCGCCAGCCGTTGCTCAAGGGTGAGGCGATCACCTGGGACAAGGCGCTGGGTGTGATCGCGCAGAATCTGAGCGCCGTAAAGGGCGCGGAAGTCGCCTTCCTGACCGGCGGCATGAGCGGACATGTGCAGGCCTTGCTGGGCAACTACATGGATGCGCTGGGCAGCAAGAACCATTTCTCCTATGAGGCGATCTCTCCCGCTGTACTGCGCGCCGCCAACAAGAAAGCCTACGGAGTATCGATGCCGCGTTACCGCATCGACAAGGCCAAGGTGGTGGTGTCGTTCGGCGCAGACTTCCTGGGTGCATGGGTCTCCCCGGTGCACTTTACCCAGCAGTATGCGCAGTTCCGCAAGGGCAATCGTCCCGAAGGTCGCGGCGTGCTGGTGCAGATCGAGCCGAAAATGACGCTGACGGGTGCGAACGCAGATCGCTGGATCGCCGTGCGTCCCGGTACCGAAGGCGTGCTGGCGCTGGGTATCATCAATGCGCTGGGCAAGGCTGGTCTGTCCATCCCGGCGGATATCGCGGCGGTGAGCAATGCCTATACGGCTGAGCGCGTGAGCGGCGAGACCGATGTCTCTGCAGAGCAGATCGGCAAGCTGGCTGCCTTGCTGAAAGAGCGCACTCCAAGCCTGGTACTGGCGGGTGGTGCGGTGGAAGGCTATGCGCACGGTTCGCAGAATGCGACGGCCATCGCGCTGCTCAATCGGGTGCTGGGCAACGTCGGCAAGACCGTGGAGGCGACCGCCAGCGTGCCGTTCCCGCAGATCGCGCCGACCGTGGGCAACCGTTCTTCGCTGATCGGTCTCAACGACGGCCTGGCTGCAGGCAAGTACAAGGTGGTGTTCAGCTACGGCGTCAATCCGGTGTTCAGTGCACCGGCTTCGTTGAAGTTCAGGGACAACTTCGCCAAGGCCGAATTCAAGGTCGCGTTCGCGCAGTACATGGACGAAACCGCGTTGGCCGCCGATCTGGTGCTGCCGCTGGATTCCGCCATGGAAGACTGGGGAACGGTGGTGCCCGAGTACATGGCTGCGCCGGCAGAGGATCACTCGGCTGCTTATGCGCAGATGAGCTTCCGCCAGCCGTTGATGCAAAAGGTGTTTCCGGATACCCGCGGTGTCGGCGACATCCTGCTGGCCTTGCTCAAGCAGCGCGAGGCAGACAAATACAAGGAATTTGAAGACTTCTATTCCTATCTGCGCAGTGCCGTATTGAAGAACAAGGTGGCTCTAGGCGGCAAGGCAACAGATGATGACGAAACCTTCTGGGATAACACGCTGAGCCAGGGTATCGTGCCGTTCAAGGGTATCGCCAACCCGGTGTCTGCCAAAGCTTCTGCGGCGGGTTTGAAACTGCCATCGGCCGTTACGGCAGATTCGTCCTATCCGCTGCGCCTGATTCCGGCTGTGTCCGCCAGCATGCGCGATGGACGCAATGCCAACGAGCCGTGGCTGCAGGAGTCTCCCGATCCGTTGACCACCATCGTGTGGGATTCCTGGGTCGAGATCAATCCCAAGACCGCGGCCAAGCTGGGCATCGTCGAGGGTGACATCGTCGAAGTGGCCTCAAAAAGCGGTTCCATCAGGACACAGGCTTACCTGTTCCCCGGCATCCATCCGGATGCGGTTTCCGTGCCGGTCGGCTACGGTCATGAAGCGATGGGACGCTACGCCAAGGGTGTCGGCGCCAACGTATTTGGCATGCTGGATACGGTGTTCGACAAGGAGACCGGCGAGCTGGCGCTCAATGAGACCAGCGTCAAGATCAGCAAGGTCGGTCAGCGCGTCATCATCGTCAAGGAAGAGGGTCCTGTCGGCGGCAGCCAGGATGGTAAGAAGAAGATTGCGGTCCAGGTATCGGCCGACAAAGTTGATCTTTCGAAGGAGGTCTAA
- a CDS encoding 4Fe-4S dicluster domain-containing protein has protein sequence MSVSNLLENWSKFRHTHPVEDKGVPDWEAYPSEIKWAMAIDLDACTGCNACSVACYAENNLPVVGKEKYSHGQAMHWMRIERYWDENDGQFVADQGARFLPMMCQQCEAAPCETVCPVGATNHTEDGLNSQIYNRCIGSRYCSANCPYKVRYFNWYDYPSTKDVWPSPLNEQLNPDLTVRGKGVMEKCTFCKQRTYTARNNAKTEGREVKDGDVQTACQEACPAGAISFGNLHDPESRVAKQWQSQQVELAKEKQEKDEKEGNRLRGYRILEELRPYPSVMYLERVRESAV, from the coding sequence ATGTCAGTTTCCAATCTGTTAGAAAACTGGTCGAAGTTCCGCCATACCCATCCGGTCGAGGATAAAGGGGTTCCGGACTGGGAGGCCTATCCATCCGAGATCAAATGGGCGATGGCCATTGACCTCGATGCCTGCACCGGCTGCAATGCCTGCAGCGTGGCTTGCTACGCCGAGAACAATCTGCCGGTGGTGGGCAAGGAAAAATATTCGCACGGCCAGGCCATGCACTGGATGCGCATCGAGCGTTACTGGGATGAGAATGACGGCCAATTCGTGGCCGACCAAGGTGCGCGATTCCTGCCGATGATGTGCCAGCAGTGCGAAGCGGCACCGTGCGAAACAGTGTGTCCGGTGGGTGCCACCAACCACACCGAGGACGGGCTGAACTCGCAGATCTACAACCGTTGCATCGGTTCGCGTTACTGCTCGGCCAACTGTCCGTACAAGGTGCGTTATTTCAACTGGTACGACTATCCGTCCACCAAGGACGTGTGGCCGTCGCCGCTGAACGAGCAGCTCAATCCGGACCTGACTGTGCGCGGCAAGGGCGTGATGGAAAAATGCACGTTCTGCAAGCAGCGTACTTACACTGCACGCAACAATGCGAAGACCGAGGGGCGCGAGGTGAAGGACGGCGACGTGCAGACCGCATGCCAGGAAGCGTGCCCGGCCGGCGCGATCTCATTCGGCAACCTGCATGATCCGGAATCCAGGGTCGCCAAACAGTGGCAGAGCCAGCAGGTCGAACTGGCGAAGGAAAAGCAGGAAAAGGACGAGAAGGAAGGCAACCGCCTGCGCGGTTACCGCATCCTGGAAGAGTTGCGTCCCTATCCTTCAGTGATGTATCTGGAGCGGGTGCGCGAAAGCGCAGTGTAA
- the nrfD gene encoding NrfD/PsrC family molybdoenzyme membrane anchor subunit, producing the protein MGKDIREDIAWAQINRDVLKSLESPRKLYWVIIFAAMLVFSVGVGCEIYQYNTGMGVANLDNPHVWGLYIATFIFWIGMSHSGTLLSAILHLMHADWRKPIYRFAEAMTTFSLMTAGLFVMVHLGRLWQFYYAVPYPNERWTWPNFQSPLLWDAMAIFTYLSSSVIFLYVGMIPDLAICRDHLHPGWRKKLYTLLALGWEGTDRQWRNFRMTYLTVACFLIPLAVSVHSIVASDFAMSQQPGWHVTSFPPYFVAGALYSGCAAIITLFIILRYVFRFEEYMTLPILKKTVRLTFAIAMVWTYLNCIEFASVWYSHDQVAKDVLIQKATGTYAPFWWAMIFCGSVVPFAMMVKKWQTNIPVMFAVSLLLNLGMWLERWMIVSPTFSHGYYPWTWDHNQWPSMIQWGIVFGSFGWFTLLFMVFCKVFPSVSMYEVKEMVYHRSLELKKKELAAKGAN; encoded by the coding sequence ATGGGAAAAGATATCCGCGAAGACATAGCCTGGGCACAGATCAATAGGGACGTGCTCAAGAGCCTGGAGTCGCCTCGCAAGCTTTACTGGGTCATCATCTTTGCAGCAATGCTCGTGTTCAGCGTGGGCGTGGGCTGCGAGATTTATCAGTACAACACGGGGATGGGAGTTGCCAACCTGGACAACCCGCATGTGTGGGGATTGTATATCGCCACCTTCATCTTCTGGATTGGCATGAGCCACTCGGGGACGTTGCTGTCGGCGATCCTGCACCTGATGCATGCCGACTGGCGCAAGCCGATCTATCGTTTTGCCGAGGCGATGACCACGTTCTCGCTGATGACGGCCGGTTTGTTCGTGATGGTGCACCTGGGGCGTCTGTGGCAGTTCTACTATGCCGTGCCCTATCCGAACGAGCGCTGGACCTGGCCTAACTTCCAGTCGCCGCTGCTGTGGGACGCGATGGCGATCTTCACCTACCTGAGTTCGTCGGTGATCTTCCTGTATGTGGGCATGATCCCCGACCTGGCGATCTGCCGCGACCATCTGCATCCTGGCTGGCGCAAGAAGCTGTATACCCTGCTGGCATTGGGTTGGGAAGGCACCGACCGCCAGTGGCGCAATTTCCGCATGACCTACCTGACGGTAGCCTGTTTCCTGATCCCGCTGGCGGTGTCGGTGCACTCCATCGTGGCATCGGACTTCGCCATGTCGCAGCAACCCGGTTGGCACGTGACATCGTTCCCGCCGTACTTCGTGGCCGGCGCGCTGTATTCCGGCTGTGCCGCGATCATCACGCTGTTCATCATTCTGCGCTACGTGTTCAGGTTCGAGGAATACATGACGCTGCCGATCCTGAAGAAGACGGTGCGTCTGACTTTCGCCATCGCCATGGTGTGGACTTACCTGAACTGCATCGAGTTCGCTTCGGTGTGGTACAGCCATGACCAGGTAGCCAAGGATGTGCTGATCCAGAAGGCGACCGGAACCTACGCACCGTTCTGGTGGGCGATGATCTTCTGCGGCTCCGTAGTGCCGTTCGCGATGATGGTCAAGAAATGGCAGACCAATATCCCGGTGATGTTCGCGGTGTCGCTGTTGTTGAACCTGGGAATGTGGCTGGAACGCTGGATGATCGTGTCGCCGACTTTCTCGCACGGTTACTACCCTTGGACATGGGATCACAACCAGTGGCCTAGCATGATTCAGTGGGGCATCGTGTTTGGCAGCTTCGGCTGGTTCACCCTGTTGTTCATGGTGTTCTGCAAGGTGTTCCCATCCGTTTCCATGTATGAAGTGAAGGAGATGGTGTACCACCGCAGCCTTGAACTGAAGAAGAAAGAACTCGCCGCGAAGGGAGCCAACTAA
- a CDS encoding DUF3341 domain-containing protein, producing the protein MSKRYLLALYNNFEEAEAVVSELRNTDIKGFSSADDLVVKSPIEHPEVEAFLGEKPVYVQWFTLVGATLGGLLAFSLIAGSQANFYAQMKGGKPIVPLPPDFVLTYEMFILGGVYITVLGFLICAGLPARRSPLYSAKVSEDQIGILVKSEEGSVSRFKDIFTKHKALEIQEEAGR; encoded by the coding sequence ATGAGCAAACGTTATTTACTTGCCCTGTACAACAACTTCGAAGAGGCCGAAGCGGTCGTCAGCGAACTGCGCAACACCGATATCAAGGGGTTCAGCTCCGCCGACGACCTGGTGGTCAAATCGCCGATCGAGCATCCTGAAGTGGAAGCGTTCCTCGGTGAGAAGCCTGTATACGTGCAGTGGTTCACCCTGGTTGGCGCAACGCTGGGCGGATTGCTGGCGTTCTCGCTGATCGCCGGCTCGCAGGCCAACTTCTATGCCCAGATGAAGGGCGGCAAGCCGATCGTGCCGTTGCCCCCCGATTTCGTCCTGACCTACGAGATGTTCATTCTGGGCGGCGTGTACATCACGGTGCTGGGCTTCCTGATCTGTGCCGGCCTGCCGGCACGGCGTTCGCCCCTTTATAGCGCCAAGGTGTCGGAAGACCAGATCGGTATCCTGGTGAAATCTGAAGAAGGCTCGGTGTCCAGATTCAAGGATATTTTCACCAAGCACAAGGCATTGGAAATTCAGGAAGAGGCTGGCAGATGA
- a CDS encoding c-type cytochrome, whose amino-acid sequence MKKITLAIALLIAPAVAQAWPWSKDMSEQISIKPQESVDPDHPGMEPYPEHSIPVPGTTSFVQDMDGADKQKNPVPATQKSVEFGGRLFGIYCTPCHGYAGKGDGLVGQKLVLQPYNLTADHAKGVSDGYIWGMMTFGGAVMPSYANDLSPTERWNVVNYVRKVLQQGGTVQANVNGR is encoded by the coding sequence ATGAAAAAGATAACTTTAGCAATCGCATTGCTGATCGCGCCTGCAGTGGCGCAAGCGTGGCCCTGGTCCAAGGATATGTCGGAACAGATCAGCATCAAGCCACAGGAAAGCGTCGATCCGGACCATCCGGGCATGGAGCCCTATCCGGAGCACTCGATACCGGTTCCCGGCACCACCAGTTTCGTGCAGGACATGGATGGGGCAGACAAGCAGAAGAACCCGGTGCCGGCGACCCAGAAATCGGTCGAGTTCGGTGGCAGGCTGTTCGGCATCTACTGCACGCCTTGCCACGGTTACGCGGGAAAGGGAGACGGCCTGGTGGGACAGAAACTGGTTCTGCAGCCCTATAACCTGACCGCCGACCATGCCAAGGGGGTCAGCGACGGCTATATCTGGGGGATGATGACGTTCGGGGGGGCGGTGATGCCGTCTTATGCCAACGACCTGTCGCCGACGGAACGCTGGAATGTGGTCAACTATGTGCGCAAGGTACTGCAACAGGGCGGAACTGTGCAGGCCAACGTTAACGGCCGGTAA
- a CDS encoding glutathione S-transferase N-terminal domain-containing protein — translation MMTLYSGTTDPYSHRCRFVLFEKGMDFQVIDVDVYNKPEDLAVMNPYNTVPVLVERDLILYEANIINEYIDERFPHPQLMPPDPVMRARARLFLHRFENELFCHIPGLESSNAKVAEKARASVRENLTQISPVFTKQKFMLGDEFSMLDVAIAPLLWRLDHYGIQLDKEAAPLMKYAERLFSRPAYIEAMTPAEKAMRK, via the coding sequence ATGATGACATTGTATTCGGGGACAACCGATCCCTATAGCCACCGCTGTCGCTTCGTTTTGTTTGAAAAAGGCATGGATTTCCAGGTCATCGACGTGGATGTATATAACAAGCCGGAAGACCTGGCTGTGATGAATCCATATAACACCGTACCGGTTCTGGTCGAGCGCGACCTGATCCTGTACGAAGCCAACATCATCAACGAATACATCGACGAGCGCTTCCCGCATCCTCAGCTGATGCCGCCGGATCCGGTGATGCGTGCGCGTGCCAGGTTGTTCCTGCATCGTTTCGAAAACGAACTGTTCTGCCATATCCCCGGCCTTGAGAGCAGCAATGCCAAGGTCGCGGAGAAGGCGCGTGCATCAGTGCGCGAGAACCTGACGCAGATATCACCAGTCTTCACCAAGCAGAAGTTCATGCTGGGCGATGAGTTCTCCATGCTCGACGTGGCGATCGCACCGCTGCTCTGGCGTCTGGATCACTACGGTATCCAGCTCGACAAGGAAGCTGCGCCGTTGATGAAGTATGCCGAGAGGCTGTTCTCGCGTCCCGCCTACATCGAGGCCATGACGCCTGCCGAAAAGGCGATGCGTAAGTGA
- a CDS encoding ClpXP protease specificity-enhancing factor — MSEPSTKPYLIRAIYEWCADAGHTPYLAVQVDDYTQVPMAYVKDGKIVLNIGMDAVRNLQLGNEDITCGGRFGGVAHQIIVPMSAVIGIFAKETGQGLVFQGQESSPMGASVDSGGGPPDDPQPQGKPTLRVVK; from the coding sequence ATGAGCGAGCCGTCTACCAAGCCCTATCTGATCCGCGCCATCTATGAGTGGTGTGCCGATGCCGGGCATACCCCCTATCTGGCGGTGCAGGTGGATGATTACACCCAGGTGCCGATGGCTTACGTCAAGGATGGCAAGATCGTCCTGAATATCGGCATGGATGCAGTGCGCAACCTGCAGCTTGGCAATGAAGACATCACCTGCGGCGGACGTTTCGGCGGGGTCGCGCACCAGATCATCGTCCCGATGAGCGCAGTGATCGGCATCTTTGCCAAGGAGACCGGTCAAGGTCTGGTGTTCCAAGGGCAGGAGTCTTCCCCGATGGGAGCATCCGTGGACAGTGGGGGCGGACCGCCTGATGACCCGCAACCGCAGGGCAAGCCGACGCTCAGGGTAGTGAAGTAA
- the rpoH gene encoding RNA polymerase sigma factor RpoH, protein MNASMSLPIPSAVGSLESYVQAVNRFPVLSHEEELSLANRFKAHNDLDAARQLVLSHLRVVVSVARGYAGYGLPQADLIQEGNIGLMKAVKRYDATRGVRLVSFALHWIRAEIHEYVVRNWRLVKIATTKSQRKLFFNLRSMKQGLEPLKPQQVREIAQQLNVSERDVVEMEARFAGHEVALEPLSGEEDESYAPISYLADNAEHEPSYILEAAEREHLHTAGLAQALASLDERSRRIVEARWLRDEEEHAATLHELADEFKVSAERIRQIEQKALSKMQALLAAPATA, encoded by the coding sequence ATGAATGCATCCATGAGTCTGCCGATTCCGTCTGCCGTGGGCAGTCTGGAAAGCTATGTTCAGGCCGTAAATCGCTTTCCTGTGCTGTCGCATGAGGAAGAGCTCTCCTTGGCGAATCGCTTCAAAGCCCACAACGATCTGGACGCAGCGCGTCAGTTAGTGCTTTCTCACCTGCGCGTGGTCGTCAGCGTTGCGCGCGGTTATGCCGGTTATGGCCTGCCGCAAGCGGATCTGATCCAGGAAGGCAACATCGGCTTGATGAAAGCGGTGAAGCGCTATGACGCAACGCGCGGCGTCCGTCTGGTGTCGTTCGCCTTGCACTGGATCCGGGCTGAGATTCACGAATATGTGGTGCGCAACTGGCGCTTGGTAAAGATCGCAACGACCAAATCGCAACGCAAGCTGTTCTTTAACCTGCGCAGCATGAAACAGGGGCTGGAACCGCTCAAGCCGCAGCAAGTGCGCGAGATCGCCCAGCAACTCAATGTAAGCGAGCGCGACGTGGTGGAGATGGAAGCGCGTTTTGCCGGGCATGAGGTAGCGCTTGAACCGCTTTCTGGCGAAGAAGACGAGAGCTACGCACCTATCAGTTATCTGGCGGACAACGCCGAGCACGAGCCATCGTACATTCTGGAAGCTGCCGAACGTGAGCACCTGCATACTGCTGGATTGGCGCAAGCCTTGGCAAGTCTGGATGAACGCAGCCGTCGCATCGTTGAAGCGCGCTGGCTGCGCGATGAGGAGGAACATGCGGCAACACTGCACGAATTGGCCGACGAATTCAAGGTCTCTGCCGAACGTATCCGCCAGATAGAGCAAAAGGCATTGAGCAAGATGCAGGCGCTGTTAGCCGCACCTGCCACTGCATAA
- the glyA gene encoding serine hydroxymethyltransferase translates to MFSSKNTIASTDPELWAAIQNENRRQEDHIELIASENYTSPAVMEAQGSKLTNKYAEGYPGKRYYGGCEYVDVAEQLAIDRAKALFGAEYANVQPHSGSQANQGVYVSVLKPGDTILGMSLAHGGHLTHGATVNISGKLYNAIQYGLNDKEEIDYDQVQKLANEHKPKMIVAGASAYSLVIDWKRFRAIADSVGAYLFVDMAHYAGLVAAGYYPNPVGIADFVTTTTHKTLRGPRGGLILAKAEHEKALNSAIFPQLQGGPLMHVIAAKAVAFKEAASKEFKEYQKQVIDNARVMAKVLTERGVRIVSGRTDSHVFLVDLRAKKLTGKDAEAALGRAHITVNKNAIPNDPEKPFVTSGIRIGSPAMTTRGFKELEAEKLAHLIADVLDAPNDDAVIARVIGEVKKLTTQFPVYGA, encoded by the coding sequence ATGTTCTCCAGCAAAAACACCATCGCCTCGACTGACCCGGAATTGTGGGCCGCGATCCAGAACGAAAACCGCCGTCAGGAAGATCACATTGAACTGATCGCCTCGGAAAACTATACCAGCCCGGCGGTGATGGAAGCGCAAGGCAGCAAGTTGACCAACAAATATGCAGAAGGCTATCCCGGCAAGCGTTACTACGGCGGTTGCGAATACGTCGACGTGGCAGAGCAACTGGCCATCGACCGCGCCAAGGCACTGTTTGGCGCTGAATACGCCAACGTGCAGCCGCATTCCGGTTCCCAGGCCAACCAGGGGGTGTATGTCTCCGTGCTCAAGCCGGGCGACACCATCCTCGGCATGTCGCTGGCACATGGCGGCCACCTGACCCACGGTGCCACCGTGAACATCAGCGGCAAGCTGTATAACGCCATCCAGTACGGATTGAACGACAAGGAAGAGATCGACTACGACCAGGTGCAGAAACTGGCCAACGAGCACAAGCCGAAAATGATCGTGGCCGGTGCTTCCGCCTATTCGCTGGTCATCGACTGGAAGCGCTTCCGTGCGATCGCAGATAGCGTCGGCGCCTACCTGTTCGTGGACATGGCGCACTATGCCGGCCTGGTCGCTGCTGGCTATTACCCCAATCCGGTCGGCATCGCCGACTTCGTCACCACCACCACGCACAAGACCCTGCGCGGTCCGCGCGGCGGCCTGATCCTGGCCAAGGCGGAGCATGAGAAGGCGCTGAATTCAGCCATCTTCCCGCAACTGCAGGGCGGTCCGCTGATGCATGTGATTGCGGCCAAGGCGGTGGCTTTCAAGGAAGCGGCGAGCAAGGAGTTCAAGGAATACCAGAAACAGGTCATCGACAATGCCCGCGTGATGGCGAAGGTGCTGACCGAGCGCGGCGTGCGCATCGTCTCCGGCCGCACCGACAGCCACGTGTTCCTGGTCGACCTGCGCGCCAAGAAGCTGACCGGCAAGGATGCCGAAGCTGCATTGGGCCGCGCCCACATCACCGTGAACAAGAACGCCATCCCCAACGACCCGGAGAAACCCTTCGTCACCTCCGGCATCCGCATCGGTTCGCCGGCCATGACCACGCGCGGCTTCAAGGAACTGGAAGCCGAGAAGCTGGCTCACCTGATCGCTGACGTGCTGGATGCGCCGAACGACGACGCGGTGATCGCGCGTGTCATCGGCGAAGTGAAAAAGCTGACCACACAGTTCCCGGTGTACGGCGCTTAA
- the nrdR gene encoding transcriptional regulator NrdR — MRCPFCKGPDTQVVDTRENEEGDSIRRRRRCIACDKRFTTYETVELRMPQVVKQNGMRSEFDEEKLRTSFTRALHKRPVPTELVDAAIDHVTQKVFALGEREIGSRQIGEMVMKELLKLDKVAYIRFASVYKSFQDVGDFSDAIDAVKNTRRRKSDKQ; from the coding sequence ATGCGGTGCCCATTCTGCAAAGGTCCGGATACCCAAGTGGTGGACACTCGTGAGAACGAGGAGGGCGACAGCATCAGGCGCCGCCGGCGTTGCATTGCATGCGACAAACGCTTCACCACTTATGAAACGGTGGAGTTGCGCATGCCGCAGGTGGTGAAGCAGAACGGCATGCGCAGCGAGTTCGATGAAGAAAAGCTGCGTACCAGCTTCACCCGTGCACTGCATAAGCGACCGGTTCCTACCGAACTGGTCGATGCGGCCATCGATCATGTCACCCAGAAGGTCTTTGCCCTGGGCGAGCGCGAGATCGGTTCGCGCCAGATCGGCGAGATGGTGATGAAGGAACTGCTCAAGCTCGACAAGGTCGCCTATATCCGCTTCGCTTCCGTCTACAAGAGTTTCCAGGACGTTGGCGACTTTTCCGACGCCATCGACGCCGTCAAGAATACCCGGCGCCGCAAGAGCGACAAACAATGA